DNA from Pelagibacterium nitratireducens:
AGGCGCTGGATGGCGAGGATCCGCTGTCGATCAAGGCCTATCAGTACGACGCCGTCTGCAACGGCTTTGAAATCGCCTCGGGTTCGATCCGTAATCAGGAGCCTGAAACCATGGTCGCCGCCTTCGAGAAGGTGGGGCTGTCGCGCCAGGACGTCGAGGATCGGTTTGGAGGACTGTACCGTGCGTTCCAGTATGGTGCCCCGCCGCATGGCGGCATGGCTGCGGGCATCGACCGTATCGTCATGCTGTTGTGCGGTGTTCAAAACCTGCGTGAGATCACTCTGTTCCCGATGAACCAGCAGGCGGAAGACCTGCTTATGGGCGCACCGAGCGAGGCATCGCCCAGACAGTTGCGTGAGCTTCATTTGCGGCTCAACTTGCCGGCGGACAAGAAGAACGCCTGATGTATGCGGCGTAATGCGCCCGATTTAATGCGTAGTTAAAGTGTTGCCCGGTAGGGTCGAATTTGAGGGTTCGATACTTCCGGGCATTTTTTTGCGATCGCGTTTTTCACAAATTGTGCTGCTCGTCGTCGCACTGCTGGCGTTTCTGCCGGTGGTGGCGGTTGACCATGTCATCGACGGATACGTCATGGCACGGGAAACAACCGCGCTTCAGACGACGGTCGATGCCATCACCCACGATTCCCAGCTCACGGTTCACGAGGGCATTCAATCGCTCAGACGTATTCTGGCGAACAGCCCGTCACTGTGCGCTGCAACGTTTGTGGACAACGTCAACACTGAACTTCAATCCAATCCGTTTTTGCGACAGGTGATCGTGCAGAATAGTGATGGCGTGCAATACTGCTCTGCGTTCGGGCATGCGGTGCAGTACCGTGTGCTGTCCGAAAATCTTACAATTCCGGGCCATACTGAAACGCTCAGCGTTGTGGCCATCGATGGCATAGAGACGCCGCTGCTCAAGATAACCCAGGCGTTCGGACGCGAGCGTACCGTCTCGGCGCTCGTGCTGGCCTCACCGATGCTCATGAGAAACGATGTCCCGCTTCTCGGCCAGATCAGCTATTTGCAGGTCGCTCTGACAAGCGGCAGTTCAATCCTGCTGCGGGGAGACGAGCGGATCGGGCAAGGGGCCGGTCGGGACGACTATATTTTCGCGCGTTCATTTGCTGGTGAAATACCGCTCAAGGCCGAAGCCGGGGTTTCATTTTCTCAAGTTCGTTCCGGTTATTCGCCGCTCGATATCGGATTTACGGTTGCTGCATGTTTCATGGGCGGGCTCATTTTGGTTCTGGCGATCCAATATGCACGCAAGGCCGATATCGTTGCCTTCGACCTCGAACGCGCCATTATCGCCGGTGAGATGAAGCCCTATTACCAACCGGTCATCAATCTCAGGACCGGAAAGCTCATAGGCTGTGAGGTCCTCATCCGGTGGGTGAAGAAAAACGGTGAAGTCATTCCGCCGGGGGTCTTTATCGATTACGCGGAGATGTCGGGGCTGGCCATTCCTATGACATTGAGCCTGATGGAGCAGGTCCGCTACGACCTGGAGGACATCTGCCGTGAAGTTCCGGATTTCAAGGTGTCGATCAATCTGTTCGAGGGCCATTTTCGGGACGGATCGATTGTGGAGGACATTCAGTCGGTCTTTGAAGGCAGCGGCATCTCCTATCGTCAACTCGTCTTCGAAATTACCGAGCGCAGGCCGCTTGACGATCGCAATGCTGCAAACCGGGTCATGACGGCGATGCACAAGCTGGGGGTTCGGATCGCCATGGATGACGCGGGCACCGGGCATTCAAATCTCGCGTATCTTCAAACGCTGGGCATCGACATCATCAAGATCGACAAGATTTTCGTCGAAATGATACGGGACGCCAACCAGCCCGTTCCGGTGGTCGATGCCCTGATATCGATGGCCAAGGACCTTGATATCGATATCATAGCCGAAGGCGTCGAAACCCAGGAGCAAGCACTCTATCTTCGGTCCAAGAACGTGGTTTTTGCCCAGGGCTATCTTTTCGCCCCGCCGTTGAAACTGTCATCGTTTCTCGTTCTGGCCAGTGCCCTCAGACCGAGCAGTCGGGAAAGCAATCTCGAGCCGGGGCTGGCAGCCTGATTTGCCGATGTATTGTTTCGGCCTTTAAGCGGAATTTTCCGTTCGCAGAAAAGATAGGTCTGCAAGCCTTCCATTTTGGTGCGATTGGTGGCAGTTATCTCGCCGCTAATCCGAGGAGACGGCATGACGGACGAACCGCGCGATCCGCAGAAGGCACTTAAAGACGCTGCCCTGCATTTCCACCAGCATCCCAAGCCCGGCAAGATCGAGATTGTCCCGACCAAGCCGCTGGCAAACCAGCGCGATCTGGCGCTTGCCTATTCGCCCGGGGTCGCGGCACCGTGCGAGGAAATTGCTGCAGATCCGGAAACGGCGGCGCTCTACACTTCGCTTGGCAATCTTGTGGCGGTCATTTCCAATGGTACCGCAGTTCTCGGCCTGGGGAATATCGGAGCACTGGCATCCAAGCCGGTGATGGAAGGCAAGGCGGTTCTGTTCAAGAAATTTGCCGGTATCGATTCCATCGACATCGAGATTGACGAGCAGGATCCAAAGAAATTCATTGAAACCGTAGCGCCGATGTGGCCCTCGTTCGGCGGCATCAATCTTGAAGACATCAAGGCGCCCGATTGTTTCGAAATTGAGGAAGCCTTGCGGGAGCGTATGTCGATCCCGGTCTTTCATGACGATCAGCACGGAACGGCGATCATCGTTGCCGCCGCTGTCCTTAATGGGCTCAAGATTGCCGGTAAGGACATTTCGGACGCCAAGATCTGCACTTCGGGAGCCGGTGCGGCGGCGATTGCCTGCCTGAACATGCTGATTGCAGTTGGCGCAAAGCGGGAAAACATATGGGTTGCCGACCGCGAAGGTCTGGTGACGACGCGGCGTGACAATTCGGTCGACCGCTGGCGTGGCGCTTTCGCGCAAGACAGCGACAAGACCGCGCTGGCCGAGGTGATGCAGGGCGCTGACATTTTCCTTGGGCTTTCCGCGGCCGGCGCGCTCAAGCGGGAGATGCTCAAGGACATGGCGGAAAACCCGCTGATCCTCGCGCTGTCCAACCCCGTTCCGGAAATCATGCCCGAAATCGCTCAGGAAGAGCGTCCCGACGCGATGA
Protein-coding regions in this window:
- a CDS encoding EAL domain-containing protein, which produces MRSRFSQIVLLVVALLAFLPVVAVDHVIDGYVMARETTALQTTVDAITHDSQLTVHEGIQSLRRILANSPSLCAATFVDNVNTELQSNPFLRQVIVQNSDGVQYCSAFGHAVQYRVLSENLTIPGHTETLSVVAIDGIETPLLKITQAFGRERTVSALVLASPMLMRNDVPLLGQISYLQVALTSGSSILLRGDERIGQGAGRDDYIFARSFAGEIPLKAEAGVSFSQVRSGYSPLDIGFTVAACFMGGLILVLAIQYARKADIVAFDLERAIIAGEMKPYYQPVINLRTGKLIGCEVLIRWVKKNGEVIPPGVFIDYAEMSGLAIPMTLSLMEQVRYDLEDICREVPDFKVSINLFEGHFRDGSIVEDIQSVFEGSGISYRQLVFEITERRPLDDRNAANRVMTAMHKLGVRIAMDDAGTGHSNLAYLQTLGIDIIKIDKIFVEMIRDANQPVPVVDALISMAKDLDIDIIAEGVETQEQALYLRSKNVVFAQGYLFAPPLKLSSFLVLASALRPSSRESNLEPGLAA